The Triticum aestivum cultivar Chinese Spring chromosome 5A, IWGSC CS RefSeq v2.1, whole genome shotgun sequence genomic sequence CCCCTCCGAAATTAGGTcagggggagcaccggagcagggcTCGAGCACGTCCCCGAGCTCAAGCTGTGGCTGGGCCTGTCGGACTGCAACCCCGAGAGCTCCTCTCCCAGGTTGTGCGCCTTGGGCCTCTCTTCCATGAACACCGCTGAGCAGTCGCCGACGCCGCAGCATGCTTGGGATTATCTTGACTTGCCTGATGATAACAAGACAGTGATACACGAGTTCCATTTGCTTAACTTGGGCTCCGGCATGTTTTGCATCGCCACACAGATTAGAACCATGCTGCGCGTTTCAGATGAGGACACACCTAGCCCACACTCCTCATGTGCTACTTCAGATGGGGACACATCTAGCCCAGACTATCCAGATGTGGAGATGATCACGGATATTATTGAGGAGGATTTTGTTATCTTAACTGGAGTGAAGGTGGAGAGATGCTGCAATGATGCTGAGGCTCCTCTTCAGATGGTCAAGCACAAGTCCAAACGTTATGACTTTATACAACATATCATGAAGACCGTGCTTTAGCCCATGATATATTTGAATGCCAAGGGAATGAACTTCGTATGAGACTTATATTTTTTATATGTTGGTAACCGTGCAAACGTCTTTACTCATATAAAGAAGTTAAATCAAGCATGCCGTTGAtataggaaatatttaaaacattttTAGTTCATACAAATGAAAACAAAATTGTCCCTTCAGGGACATCTGTCAATGAAAACTAAACTAATCTAGGTGGCATGGTAATTCAAGGATTAAAACCGTTGCATCTAGGTAAAAACATAAAATGGCAACAACGGGAAAATCGTTCTAAAGAAAAGTGCACAAGAGAAACCATACATCAATCTCTAAGGCCAAAAAAAGGAACAACACATGCATGACGAGTTATCACTATAGGCTCCATCACCATGGTGAGTGCATGTGCAACCACCTAAACCCTTCTCCTTTCTCCTGTCTTAGTACTGGAACCAAATAGGAGGGAGATAATGGGAGACAACTAGAAGGCACATGCCTCTTAGAATGATCTAAGACCCATGTTTATCTATCAAGAATCATGCAATCACAACACGAGCATGACACTAGTATTTGTTAATAAGGTTTAATGACATGGCTACATCACCAGGACACATGTcattccattttttatttttttaagagACTAGCAGGAGCGCTGTCTTTTCATTAAGTGGAGGAAAATATGTACAGTGTGGCATGTTTTGAAGGGGACATGCTGGAAACCCCAAGATCCGAAGGATCACACTAAGTACCGCATGCTAACTACTCATGAATTTGGATCACTCTTGGCCGGAAGGCCAGATCGCGTTGCATGATTTCCTCGAAGGTAGGTGCGCCACCTTGATGTAAGTCAATCTTGCGCCTTTGAAGATTCGTCGGTTCCTCTCCTTCCAGGCATTCCGCATTATATAGATGAGGTAGCTGCTGCGTCGCCTTCTCAAGTTTTTGTCGGTATTCTTGAGGCCATCACCCCACGAGGCGTCATTTAGGGAGGGAGGGAAGGTGGCATTCGGAGCGAATGCCAACGGCTCTCCCACCCAAGTCAGGACAAGGTTGTAGATTGCCGACGTGAACGGACAGGTCTTGCATAGGTGTTCTATGTTCTCAAGGGTACAAAGGCAAAGTTGGCAGACAGGGTTATGCGGCCCGCCACGCGTGGCAAGTCAATCAGCCGTTAGGATCCTGTTGTGGACCAACCAGGAGAAAAGCTTGCATTTTGGCTCTGCATGCGCCTTCCAGATTTTGTCGCTCGAGAACCTCGGATATGATCTGAGGAATTGCGCCTGATAGGTTGAGCTAGCCGAATATTCACTGCTGGGGTTCCAGTTCCAAGAGATGGCGTCAGATGTGTTAGGGTCGAGATTGGCCGAGGTAACGGTAGAAGCCAACTCAATGAATTCCCGTAGTTGGCCCAATGTATTTATCTTGGCCACATCGCAGAACCAAGCCTCATTTAGGAGCTCATCGTGCATTGATCTGTTTTTCTAGTTGCAATGGCAAACAACCCATGACACTACTGTCGTAGTGCCCCCTTTCCCGACAAGTTGTCGTGCTAGAAAGAGGCCGTATGCCCATCGCCAATGGTGATTGTCGTGGAGGCTCTAAACAGGGCGAAATCGCAAGCATCACAAGGCAGTTGGGACTCAGCCCATGGCCACTCAGGGTCGTTCCATTGAAGCCATATCGAGCCAAATTTGAGCGCCCTCTCAAAGTGTTCCAGGTCAGCGATACCGAGTCCACCAAGCCCTTTGGGGCGGCAGACCATCTTCCAGTTTACAAGCGAATGCCCCCCACTGGCATTGTCAATGTCATCCCTGGCCCAAATGAAATTGTGCGTGACCCGATCCACCTTGGCATTGGCCCACTTCGGCAGAGGGATGAACGTCTTGTGAAAGGTGCCGATTGAGGTCAGGGAGCACTTGGCTAGAGCCAATCGACCTGCTCTAGCAATGTTGTTGCCCTTCCATGCAGGTAGTTTGCCATGAACCTTGTCGACTAGCGGTTGAAGGTGGACCTTACGTAGCTGGCGGAAGTGAAGGGGGGAGACCCAGATATTTTCCTTGGAAGGAATAAATTTTGCCCGAAAACACTGTGAAGAGATCAGACGGTTCGATGCCGTTGCATCAAATAGGGAAGATCTCTGTCTTAGGATGTCATCAGCATGTCATTTCATTTTTTATGACTTCTGCTTCTATGATTTTTCATCATGTTGAAACAAAGGAGGCGTTAATGTTGGGGCGAGCCTTTTTGATTGGCAAAGCAAACAAAACGCTGAGGTAATGCTGACGCGGCACTACGACATCACTTGCGAGTACTACGGTGACTTGGGGAGGAAGTGTCTGGTTTGCCGTTGTGAGGAACTGACAGCTCCTACACGCCTACATGCATCTACGATACAGTGTTCTCCAGCGAGGAGGACTCCCTCATTTACCTTTTCCAATTTCCATGCATGGGTACAGCCGTGTAGGCAGGAGAATGCATCGAAGAAAGGCATAGAGGCAATGATGCACAAACGCCGGGTTCTCCCGCTAGTCGCCAGCGCTTGGTTCTTTCGTAGCTTAGTGAGGGCCAAAGGgggcaatgccccccccccccccccccccccccccgcaccaaaTTTATTTCTTTGTATAAACACACAGTAATATTTAGTATTTAATAATACTTGAGCAAACTTTAATAGAATACATAAGATTAGGTCCCTCAACTCTATTTAAGACTCATTTAGCCCTCTTACAAATCGTGTTAAAGCTTCGGCACTGCTCGTAGCATAGCATCTGCCTTCTTGAAGCGGGGTGCTTGTGTTGGCCTTGTTGGTTCCGTTGTCTCGTTTTCCGGGAGCAGGACTCCTGCAGATTTTTTTTCACGGGCGCTACCCGGTCACATACATATTCCGACGGCCAACTTGTCGCCGTCGACCAAACACTGGCTGTCAAGACGGGCACGGATCATGTACGCTACTGGGTGGAATTTCCTTTCTCGCTAGGGAGGTGGTCTGCTGCACGACGACTGCACCCATTTCCTAAAAAAGTAAGTAGTGCACACATCCAGCAATCCATAgacctgacccccccccccccccccccccccccccggaaccaGAGCGTTCGGTACCCCGTTATGTCCATTTCTGCTATGGTGCGCAGCACTGCTGCACCAACTCTGCCTCACTAGCAAACAGTACTCTACTCATCTGCCTATATAGCTAGTGGAACACTCTTCAAGTGCCACTCACTCACAAGCACACCACGCGCGCACAAATTTGAACTCGTTCGGACTCGGGAGTACTCAGCAGGTCGGGATCGGAAGCGAGATCATGGGCAGCTCGTTCGGGCTCGTGGACTTCAGGGGGAGGCCGGTTGACACCAGCAGGCATGGAGGAGTCAGAGCTTCCATGTTCATTTACAGTAAGTGAACTCATCGCCTCTGCTTTCCTTCATCAGCAGTGTGAGAGTGGATTGCTGGCTTCATAGTGTCTTGACATCGGTTTAAGCCACaactattttcggacggagggagtatacaatACCATGCTGCATATGCCCTGGTTTCAGACTAGCTCGCTCGGACACTTCTTAGAGAAGCCAAGTCTGAACTTGTAACAACGCTGCTGTGTACATATACAGTCATGGTGTGGCTCGGCAACGTGGCCAACATCGCCAACAGCATGAACATGGTGAGCTACCTCCGCGGGACGATGAACATGGGCGTAGCCGCGGCCGCGACCACCAGCACCAACTTCGTCGCCGCGCTGCAGATGTTCACCGTCCCGGCGGCTTTCCTCGCCGACTCCTACGTCAAGCGCTTCTACACCGTCCTCATATTCGCCCCCTTTGAGATTTTGGTAACCGACCAACTCGTCCATGCATATTCGTTACTCTAcgcgtttttgttttgttttgcgagTAGCGTCTAGTTTGTTTTCAAGGAAAAAAAATGCTACGTAGAGTACGTAAGAGTCCCTAAAGTAATTAaccataaaaaaatagaaaattacaaccatatactccctccgttcctaaatacttgtctttttaggcatttcaacaagtgactacatacgaagcaaaatgagtgaatctacactctaaaatatgtctacatacatctgtatgtagtagtcatttgaaatgtctagaaagacaagtatttagaaacGGATGGAGTAGTTTTCTATgacacttcggggaacaaagctaAATGCATAATGCAGCTGCAGCTAGCTGGTGTTACAATAATTATAGCGTTTCTTCCCTCTTATCTTAATAGTGGAATAATGCTGTACAGTGCAAAACTCTTTGCCTGTTCGGGAAAGAAAAAGCATGCAAGAATGAGATGTTCTACCTGTTTGCCACTTTAGTTGTTCGGTTGTTGCAGTGTCTCCATTTCTATTATTAGGTTAGTGGAATATTATTGGGGGCATGAGCTGATGTTATGTAGTGTCTATTATGTGGACAATATCATTTTTTATTATTCATTGTTTAAAAGGAGCCAAAGTTTTGCCTCATTCATTAATTAAGAAAAAAAAGAGTTCCCAATTAATTGACGGAAAACCGGACGAAAAGCCGTCAAAAACTCGCCCACATGCGAACTACTCTAAAACAATGTAGTCACACAACCCCTCAACAAATACATCCAACATAGAATCAATACTGCCCCCAAATACATGGGTCACACCAATTGAACCACACTGACACACAACATCTTGAGAAGGACATAACGATAGAGACAATAGATACATCCAAACCCACGTTTGCAACTAAGACAACTCTATCATGAAAGCACATTCGTCTCCCTATTATTGCTCTTGCCATTGCATTTGCTAGCTTTCTTCTTCTTGTGGATGCCCGATTGAGGGTGAGCACCATTCTGCTTGCATTTGTCCCTTGATGCCATCTGCCACAAGAGACGTCCAATCATTTTTCCGGATTTATTCAACCGAAACTGCTGTGCAGCCGAAATTGCATGCACGACATATAGCCGATAGTCAAATCCAACGGTGCACCAGTGTTGCTGCCATGCATTGTATGGCGTGATCTTCAGTGTCGTCCTCAAATCGTGCGGTGGCATCGTGTGTATAGCAATGCTCTTATTCAACAAGCTGCAACAGATGGGTTCAACTGATCCATTCAACTTCCAACAGATTGCCTTGATGTATTGACATATATTGCCCGCCATTTTTCTTCTGTTCGAACTTTCGAAGTAACTAACTACTTCATCCGTTTGAAAATAACTAtcgctcaaacagatgtatctagcactgCAATATGTTTGGTACATTATTAATTTAGTATGGTATCAAAGCCAATTGGTCTTAAGTTCAACACCCTACCATTGTACTATTAAAAAAAGTAGGTATGGCCTACACCACCAGCATGCTTAAGTTTCAGAAACATGCTCGTCCCGGTGCTTCCAGATCGTCTAGGGCACGAGCAAGGTGGCAGATGCCATTGTTGCACTCGTTGGCAGGATCAAAATTCAAAAACGAGGCATCGTCCTAGGCTACGACAGGTGCTCTAGGACTCAGGGATGTCCACTAAATTTGCTACCCCCTTTTTGTACCTTGCGCCTCCTAGGAGGATTGTAACAACTTCTACAACTACCATCCTTGTTGCTATTCAAGAACTGAATATAtagttgttgagtttcaagattGAAATACATATCTAAGTTTCAATATAAACCATTTCTACTGCAGGGTTACATCCTGCTAGCCATCCAAGCACACGTCCCCTCGCTTCACCCGCCGGCGTGCGGCGTCAACGAGCCGCATAACTGTGAGCCGGTGCACGGCACCAACCTAAGTCTGCTTCTCCTTGGCATGTACATGATCTGCATCGGTGAGGGAGCCATCCGGGCATGCCTACCAGCGCTCGGTGGCGACCAGTTCGACAATGCTGACCCCGTTGAACGGCGGCTGGAGTCGAGCTTCTTCAACTGGTACACCTTCTCTGTGTCAATGGGATCCTTCTTCGGGCTCATCTTCGTCGTGTGGCTGGAGAACAACAAAGGGTGGGGTGTTGGCTTTGCTGTGTGCGCTGCGATCGTGCTGCTTGGGTTGCTAATTTGGGCGGCTGGGTTCCCCTTCTATCGCAACCAGGTGCCAACTGGGAGCCCCATCACTAGGATTATGCAGGTAATCAATTAATACATGAGCTTTGAATTATTTCAATTGTTCTGAAAGAAACATTTGAATCATTTTTGTTCGAGGTTTACAATAGTACTATAAGTTTTAGAGGGATTTTTTTATCGTGCAAGGGATATATGGTGCATACATACACCACCTGCCGTTGCTTTGAAATTTGTgccacttttttgttttttttttgacaaaaaaatTGTATTGTTTCGAAGTATTACATAATATTttcttgggttttcttttaatttgtATCATAATGTTCCATTAAGTACCAGCGAATTCATTTGAAACAAGTGCACTCTTGATTGCTTGTATACAAGACGAAAAAAACCTATGAAACATTATGTATTTATGTAACACTTGTTCTTTTTTTAACAAAAGGGCGGCCTTCCTCTCCTATTTTAATTTATGAAAATTATCTAGTTCATTATGTAACACTATGAAACGGAACCAAATTTTGTCACCGTGGCACGGATCTCAAAACAGCGACGAATATCCCATGCATGATAATATATCATTTCCGCAATTTTTTTACTAATGCCGGCAAGTCTTCTTTCAGGTTATGGTAGTAGCATGCAAGAAAAGGAATTTTAAGCTACCTGGGAACCCTGACGACTTAAACCAGATGAGTGACGATAACGCTAAAGGCCTCGAGGTGCTACACAGAACAGAAGGCTTACAGTACGTCAAAATCAGACCTAAATATTACTGTATGTCCTGTTGTCAGTTTAATTATGGTTCCAAAACAGAATTGTGTGAGTGTGACTCGTCTCACCATCTTCCAGGTTCCTGGACAAAGCAGCAATAAAAATAGAGAACGGGGCGAGAGGGCCATGGTCGCTCTGCAACGTGACCCAGGTGGAGGAGACAAAGATTATGTGCCGCATGATCCCGATCTTCGTAACCTCGGCGCTCGGCTACATGCCCGTGTCCATCATCCTCAACTTCACCGTCCAGCAGGGCAACACCATGGACACCAGGCTGGGCGCGACCACCGTGTCCCCCGCGACGCTCTTCGTCATCCCGACCGTCTTCCAGCTGGTGATCCTGGTGGTGTACGACCGGCTGCTCGTCCCGCTCCTGCGCAGGGCCACCGGCTACGTCGGCGGCGTCACGCACCTCCAGCGCATCGGCGTGGGGTTCGTGGCCGCGGTGCTGGCCAGCGCCGTCGCGGCGCTCGTGGAGACGAGGAGGAAGGCGGTGGCGCGCGGGAGCGGCCTCGTGGACTCGCCCGCCGGGGTCCCACTCCCGATGTCCGTGTTCTGGCTGACGCCGCAGTTCTTCCTGCTCGGGGTGGTGGACGTCACCTCCTTCGTCGGCCTCCTCGAGTTCTTCTACAGCGAGGCCTCCGCCGGGATGAAGTCCATCGGGAGCTCCGTGTTCTACTGCATGCTGGGGCTGGCCGCCTGGTTCTCCACCTTGCTGATCCAGCTGGTGAACCGGGCCACGAGGCGGGGTGGTGGGGAGGCAGGGTGGCTGGACGGAGCCAACCTCAACAGGAGCAGGCTTGATTCCTTCTACTGGTTGgtctgtgttcttgagctggtcTCCTTCGTGGTCTACCTGTTCTGGGCGTGGAGGTACGTCTACCGGAATGACCAAAGGGTTGCCGCTGAAGACGACAAGAAGACTATTCCATCAGCTGCTTATGTGGATGGGATCTGAATCAATATGTTGTGTACTATACTATCGATCGAGCTGGTAAAGTTGCTTTGCCAAGACAGATTGGTTGCCATGCCCATGCATGACGCTGAACTTCCTTTCGAGCTCTCGCGAGTCGCGATAGTACCACCGTGTTATTGAAGACGCACTGGAGCTCAAATGCACCTGTATTAAATAATAAAATTAATAAAGAAACAAAATAATGTATTTTTTGCAGCAAACGTTGTTGAATGCTGTACATATACGTACAATTTTTCACTAAGAAAAACATTTCAATGCTCTAGACAAAAACAAAAGCAAAATCGGTGCTTCAgaatgctttcaatttttttttttgaatgcaTGCATGGGGTGGATGGCAATAATTTTCCCCAGCGCGATGGCCTAACCCCTCACTCTGGATTCGCTTGCAATCCCCTCTCATTTCGACTCTgctcttctacattgtcttggccCTCATTCTCCGCCACACCCTGACATCGATGGCTGACTGGAGACTGGGGATGATGGAGATAGTTGGGACGAGGTGAAGATGGCGAGGATGCAAGATATCTGTTCATGGTTTGCAAGCAAGAGCGAGCTCAACAAGGTGGTTCTCATTCTCCGCATCACCATGACATCGATGGCTGGCTGGAGACTTAGGATGGTGGAGATAGTTGGGACTAGGTGAAGATGGCGAGGATGCAAGATATATGTTCATGGTTTGCAAGCAAGATCGAGCTCAACAAGGCGGCGATGGGTATTTGTGCGGATTTGATGGTGGAGGAAGACGAGGCTCACGCTGAGCAGGCTGCCGGTGCGGCCACTAGAAGTTGTGCTCTGCGCCATGGGGGAGGTGGAATCCGGGGATCCAAAGCAGGCATGGAAGTGGCGTACATTTCGCTTTCGCCGCCGAATCCCCATTGACCGAGAGGAAATT encodes the following:
- the LOC123105025 gene encoding protein NRT1/ PTR FAMILY 4.5-like translates to MGSSFGLVDFRGRPVDTSRHGGVRASMFIYIMVWLGNVANIANSMNMVSYLRGTMNMGVAAAATTSTNFVAALQMFTVPAAFLADSYVKRFYTVLIFAPFEILGYILLAIQAHVPSLHPPACGVNEPHNCEPVHGTNLSLLLLGMYMICIGEGAIRACLPALGGDQFDNADPVERRLESSFFNWYTFSVSMGSFFGLIFVVWLENNKGWGVGFAVCAAIVLLGLLIWAAGFPFYRNQVPTGSPITRIMQVMVVACKKRNFKLPGNPDDLNQMSDDNAKGLEVLHRTEGLQFLDKAAIKIENGARGPWSLCNVTQVEETKIMCRMIPIFVTSALGYMPVSIILNFTVQQGNTMDTRLGATTVSPATLFVIPTVFQLVILVVYDRLLVPLLRRATGYVGGVTHLQRIGVGFVAAVLASAVAALVETRRKAVARGSGLVDSPAGVPLPMSVFWLTPQFFLLGVVDVTSFVGLLEFFYSEASAGMKSIGSSVFYCMLGLAAWFSTLLIQLVNRATRRGGGEAGWLDGANLNRSRLDSFYWLVCVLELVSFVVYLFWAWRYVYRNDQRVAAEDDKKTIPSAAYVDGI